DNA sequence from the Novosphingobium sp. KACC 22771 genome:
TTGTTGAGAAAGCGCATCATCATCCAGCCGCGCGCGCCATCGGGGTCTTCGACCAGATACCAGCCCTGAAACACGCGCAGAACCTTGATAGGCAGGAACTGGCGGCGATAGACGAAACGGATCGCGTAATCCTCACCCGGCCCGGTGCGCATATTCACCACCGGATCGCGCAGCGAGCGCCATGCAGGAAATTGCGGCGTCTCGGCCCCTGCCGGGTTGGCCGAAATCGTGCCGATCATCACGCCCGCAATCAGGCCCGCCCGCCTAAGCTTATTCCAGAATTCATGCAACATAACCGATCTATAACCAGTTTGGCGCCCATGCGGCAAGGTGCACGCCATGCAATCCGCCGCAAGCCGGGGCATAAGCCGCCACGAAAAAGCCCGGTCACGCCTGTGCATGACCGGGCCAATTCAGGTTTGGGCGCGAAACCGGCCGATCAATCGCCGGTCAGGATGCGATCCACCAACTGCTTCACCGTGGGGGTGAAGTTGTTCGAATAGAACGGGTCCTGCTTGAAGCGATAGGCCGCATGACCGGCAAACATCAGGTTTTCGTTGATGTCGCCGCCATGGGCGATGTTCTGCAGGCTCTTCTGGATGCAGAAGCTGCGCGGGTCGGCCATGCGGCCCGTGGTCCAGTCATCATGGTCTTTCCAGCTGGAAAAACCGCAATGCGAGAGGCAGCCCATGCAGTCGGCCTGATCCTTGCGGATTTCCTCGCGCTCGGCCTTCGATACGAAGATCACCGTGTCGTCGGGCGTGCGCAGAGCCTCGACAAAGCCCTCGTTCACCCACTGATGCGCGCGGGCGCGGTCGCAGGGCGTCACCCAGAAGTTCTTGCCCTTTACGCCCACGTCAAGCTGCACCGTGTGATCGCCCGCTTCCACCTTCGAATAGGGGATCTGGCGCTCGCTGCGCGCAACCAGGCTCATCAGGAAAGGATTCTTGACCGCCGAGGAATAGAAGCCCGTGGGCGAAAACTTGTGCAGCAGCACGTCGCCCGGTTCGAGCGTGCGCAGGTGGTCCTTCCACGCCTGCGGAATCGGGCTTTCCTCGGTCAGCAGCGGACGCGTGCCGAACTGGAAAACGATCTGGCCAAGTTCAGGATTATCAATCCAGTTTTCCCATTCGCGCAGGAACCACACGCCGCCCGCCATCACGATGGGAACGCTGTCAGGCACGCCCTCGGCGCGCATGGTTTCGCGAAGTTGCTTAACCCGGGGATAAGGATCCTGCGGCTTGGTCGGGTCTTCCGCATTCGACAGACCGTTGTGTCCGCCCGCCAGCCAGGGGTCTTCATAGACCACCGCCGCCATCAGCTCGGCCACCTTGTGATAGGCCCGCTTCCACAGCGCGCGGAAGGCGCGGCCCGAAGACACGATCGGCAGATAATGCACATTGAAGCGCGCCGCGATCTCGGAAAGCTTGTACGGCATGCCCGCCCCACAGGTCACGCCCGTCACCAACCCCTTGGTGCGTTCGAGCACGCCTTCGAGAACCTGCTGCGCCCCGCCCATTTCCCACAGGACGTTGATGTTGATCGCCCCGCGCCCCGAGGCAATGTCATAGGCGCGCTTCACCTGTTCCACAGCGCCATCAATGGCATAGCGGATCAGTTCCTCATGGCGCCCCTGTCGGGTCATCGCATGATAGATCTGGGGGATGATCTTGCCTTCGGGATCATAGCTGTCGGCGTTAACCGCGCTGACCGTGCCGATGCCACCCGCAGCGGCCCACGCGCCCGAGCTGGCATGATTTGTCGCCGCCACGCCCTTGCCGCCTTCCACCAGCGGCCAAACCTCACGACCACCATAAAGGATCGGCTGCAAACCCTTGAAACTCATTGCCTGTAACTTTCACCACAAACCCCGACACACCGCAGAAAGAGAAGCACCCTCCCCCTCCCCTGCGGCCCCGGAAGATCCGATCGGGGCGACCGGACCTTCCAAATGTTCAAATAGCGTTCATAAACCTTTCAGCCAAGCATGCGACTAAAATCCGCATAGCTCGTCTGTATTTTGCCTCATTTTCCTTGCGGCACAATGGCCTGCGCAACAATCCGCCCAACCTGCGCCAACAGCTCCTCGGCGTGCGAATCGCCATCGGGCGTGGGCTTTGGCGGGTTGTAAAAAGCCGCCACGGCAAAAGGCGCATGCCGGGGCGGCTCAACCCAGGCCAGATCAACATAGGTGCCGCGAATGTCCGCAGGCAGGCCCGTCCCGGTCTTGTCGCCCGCCCACCAGCCCGCGGGAAAGCCCGCACGCAGACGTTTGGACCCGGTAGTGGTCTCATGCATCCAGCCCTTCAACCTGTCGGCCACAACCGGCGACAAGGCATCCTGCCGAAACATCTTTAAGAGATTGCCCGCCATCGCCATAGGGGTGGTGGTATTGCGCAAGCCGCCCGGCGGGACACGATTGAGCGCCGTTTCGTAATCATCGAGCCTGCTGACCGTATCGCCAAGGCCGCGCCAGAACCGGTTGACCCGATCATACCCGCCGATCCGCCGCATCAACAGATTGGCCGCGCCATTGTCGGACTGCTTCTGCACCGCCTCGGCCGCGTCCTCAATCGAGATGACGCCTTGGGAAAGCCGCGCCTGAAGCGCGGGCGAATTGCTCAGGACATCGGGCGGACCAAATTGCAGCTTTTCATCAAGCCGCCACTCGCCCTTTTCCGCGCCGGAAAGCATCAGCGCAGCCAGGCTCAGCTTGAAGGAAGAGCAAAATGCAAAGCGCTCATGGCCGCGCCAGTTCACGGTTTCGCCCGAAGCCAAAGCGACAGCAAAGCCCATGCGC
Encoded proteins:
- a CDS encoding SH3 domain-containing protein; this translates as MLHEFWNKLRRAGLIAGVMIGTISANPAGAETPQFPAWRSLRDPVVNMRTGPGEDYAIRFVYRRQFLPIKVLRVFQGWYLVEDPDGARGWMMMRFLNKTPTALIRGKGPVEMHAGPGEGTPLLWKLAPGLVGRLGPCKDGWCQMDIDRHVGFVPEGRLWGAGKP
- a CDS encoding NAD(P)H-dependent flavin oxidoreductase, whose protein sequence is MSFKGLQPILYGGREVWPLVEGGKGVAATNHASSGAWAAAGGIGTVSAVNADSYDPEGKIIPQIYHAMTRQGRHEELIRYAIDGAVEQVKRAYDIASGRGAININVLWEMGGAQQVLEGVLERTKGLVTGVTCGAGMPYKLSEIAARFNVHYLPIVSSGRAFRALWKRAYHKVAELMAAVVYEDPWLAGGHNGLSNAEDPTKPQDPYPRVKQLRETMRAEGVPDSVPIVMAGGVWFLREWENWIDNPELGQIVFQFGTRPLLTEESPIPQAWKDHLRTLEPGDVLLHKFSPTGFYSSAVKNPFLMSLVARSERQIPYSKVEAGDHTVQLDVGVKGKNFWVTPCDRARAHQWVNEGFVEALRTPDDTVIFVSKAEREEIRKDQADCMGCLSHCGFSSWKDHDDWTTGRMADPRSFCIQKSLQNIAHGGDINENLMFAGHAAYRFKQDPFYSNNFTPTVKQLVDRILTGD
- the bla gene encoding class A beta-lactamase, which translates into the protein MTPVLGRRHFMSGALAAGFLGVSPVWALPPVRRQWVLQAGRDIERQSGGRMGFAVALASGETVNWRGHERFAFCSSFKLSLAALMLSGAEKGEWRLDEKLQFGPPDVLSNSPALQARLSQGVISIEDAAEAVQKQSDNGAANLLMRRIGGYDRVNRFWRGLGDTVSRLDDYETALNRVPPGGLRNTTTPMAMAGNLLKMFRQDALSPVVADRLKGWMHETTTGSKRLRAGFPAGWWAGDKTGTGLPADIRGTYVDLAWVEPPRHAPFAVAAFYNPPKPTPDGDSHAEELLAQVGRIVAQAIVPQGK